A window of Castanea sativa cultivar Marrone di Chiusa Pesio chromosome 1, ASM4071231v1 contains these coding sequences:
- the LOC142638183 gene encoding E3 ubiquitin-protein ligase APD2-like isoform X1, with protein sequence MYRTVLTPPISYSQSQQRRETWARLLAILTIWLCVCVSLRYGYYGDYQMVLGPSSSRLMQASSVFVEQVEVRDDDKRGVFLYAFSEKPELSYQTNWSVSEYVIVRSYSRKGFSSWLNKGSTIHMRWEAPTSTLNQLEVVMIKGERDLQTLLPEVTDSTDFLALHEPISGKEVEYTIEEDDKYYIGVINSNSRSIIMNMVINVSATMYDTTKAKSKCSTETGSCRLRLEFPNTHYVILTTPNHGNLAGWYIELSFVARVVTYIAILGFIVIVVFLILKYLGACEGENTIIDTEVTEVRHVTETDPIMPAKPIPYTYGTGEEDDDSGDSSSSEELYDAKLCVICYDEQRNCFFVPCGHCATCYDCAQRIMEGENKVCPICRRLIHKLRRLFHS encoded by the exons ATGTACAGAACGGTGTTGACACCTCCAATTAGCTATTCTCAGAGTCAGCAGCGGCGAGAGACTTGGGCTCGATTGCTAGCTATTCTAACCATTTGGCTATGtg TTTGTGTGAGTCTCCGATATGGGTACTATGGGGACTATCAAATGGTGCTTGGACCAAGCTCGTCGAGGTTGATGCAGGCTAGCTCTGTATTTGTGGAACAAGTTGAGGTTAGAGATGATGATAAAAGGGGGGTCTTTCTTTATGCCTTTTCGGAGAAGCCTGAATTGAGCTACCAAACAAATTGGAGTGTCTCTGAGTATGTGATTGTTAGATCCTACAGCCGCAAG GGATTTTCCTCCTGGTTAAACAAAGGTTCGACAATTCATATGAGATGGGAAGCTCCAACTAGTACATTAAACCAACTTGAAGTGGTTATGATTAAAG GCGAACGAGATCTCCAAACTTTATTGCCAGAAGTGACAGATTCCACTGACTTCCTTGCACTCCATGAGCCAATCAGCG GTAAAGAAGTTGAATACACCATTGAGGAGGATGACAAGTATTACATTGGTGTCATAAACTCGAATAGTAGGAGCATAATTATGAACATGGTTATTAATGTTTCGGCAACAATGTATGATACTACTAAAGCTAAGAGCAAGTGTTCAACAGAAACAGGTTCTTGCCGCCTCAGGCTTGAATTCCCTAACACTCACTATGTCATACTGACCACACCTAACCAT GGGAATCTAGCAGGATGGTACATTGAGCTTTCGTTTGTGGCACGTGTAGTAACATACATTGCAATTTTAG GATTTATTGTGATTGTTGTTTTTCTGATCCTAAAATACCTTGGAGCCTGTGAGGGTGAGAATACCATAATAGACACAGAGGTAACAGAAGTAAGGCACGTAACTGAGACTGACCCCATAATGCCGGCAAAGCCAATTCCATACACATACGGAACAGGcgaagaagatgatgattcAGGAGATAGTAGCTCTTCAGAGGAACTATATGATGCAAAATTGTGTGTGATTTGTTATGACGAGCAGCGCAATTGCTTCTTTGTTCCTTGTGGCCACTGTGCCACTTGCTATGACTGTGCACAAAG GATTATGGAGGGGGAGAACAAGGTGTGTCCAATATGTCGACGGCTTATTCACAAGTTGAGAAGATTGTTTCACTCTTAA
- the LOC142638183 gene encoding E3 ubiquitin-protein ligase APD2-like isoform X2, with translation MVLGPSSSRLMQASSVFVEQVEVRDDDKRGVFLYAFSEKPELSYQTNWSVSEYVIVRSYSRKGFSSWLNKGSTIHMRWEAPTSTLNQLEVVMIKGERDLQTLLPEVTDSTDFLALHEPISGKEVEYTIEEDDKYYIGVINSNSRSIIMNMVINVSATMYDTTKAKSKCSTETGSCRLRLEFPNTHYVILTTPNHGNLAGWYIELSFVARVVTYIAILGFIVIVVFLILKYLGACEGENTIIDTEVTEVRHVTETDPIMPAKPIPYTYGTGEEDDDSGDSSSSEELYDAKLCVICYDEQRNCFFVPCGHCATCYDCAQRIMEGENKVCPICRRLIHKLRRLFHS, from the exons ATGGTGCTTGGACCAAGCTCGTCGAGGTTGATGCAGGCTAGCTCTGTATTTGTGGAACAAGTTGAGGTTAGAGATGATGATAAAAGGGGGGTCTTTCTTTATGCCTTTTCGGAGAAGCCTGAATTGAGCTACCAAACAAATTGGAGTGTCTCTGAGTATGTGATTGTTAGATCCTACAGCCGCAAG GGATTTTCCTCCTGGTTAAACAAAGGTTCGACAATTCATATGAGATGGGAAGCTCCAACTAGTACATTAAACCAACTTGAAGTGGTTATGATTAAAG GCGAACGAGATCTCCAAACTTTATTGCCAGAAGTGACAGATTCCACTGACTTCCTTGCACTCCATGAGCCAATCAGCG GTAAAGAAGTTGAATACACCATTGAGGAGGATGACAAGTATTACATTGGTGTCATAAACTCGAATAGTAGGAGCATAATTATGAACATGGTTATTAATGTTTCGGCAACAATGTATGATACTACTAAAGCTAAGAGCAAGTGTTCAACAGAAACAGGTTCTTGCCGCCTCAGGCTTGAATTCCCTAACACTCACTATGTCATACTGACCACACCTAACCAT GGGAATCTAGCAGGATGGTACATTGAGCTTTCGTTTGTGGCACGTGTAGTAACATACATTGCAATTTTAG GATTTATTGTGATTGTTGTTTTTCTGATCCTAAAATACCTTGGAGCCTGTGAGGGTGAGAATACCATAATAGACACAGAGGTAACAGAAGTAAGGCACGTAACTGAGACTGACCCCATAATGCCGGCAAAGCCAATTCCATACACATACGGAACAGGcgaagaagatgatgattcAGGAGATAGTAGCTCTTCAGAGGAACTATATGATGCAAAATTGTGTGTGATTTGTTATGACGAGCAGCGCAATTGCTTCTTTGTTCCTTGTGGCCACTGTGCCACTTGCTATGACTGTGCACAAAG GATTATGGAGGGGGAGAACAAGGTGTGTCCAATATGTCGACGGCTTATTCACAAGTTGAGAAGATTGTTTCACTCTTAA